Proteins found in one Sorghum bicolor cultivar BTx623 chromosome 1, Sorghum_bicolor_NCBIv3, whole genome shotgun sequence genomic segment:
- the LOC8155614 gene encoding uncharacterized protein LOC8155614: protein MMAVEKLVLLAQDDKTVSLTIIPAAASEAAATFRLIVEQRYRCGGAGGHDDEVDTMEDVACRVPVGELLCAAAAAAVDRAFEDLMARLDHPTLRPEVAPAAREAAARVRARYAEEWAQLGGVEFRLCVEFVDSLEPEEETGSDLELDEESWERGCWSDGGDGDCRLDQDAAAPALISDDEDGTGAQFSARPYGGALARDGGPSDGTLLLSGFEARADGPEIADQHELTSRDVQRLVRLAFRGGDVEGDDAYQRALDAGAPVSRVTRAVMLDQGLRSATATATARRQQPTSPRGMPARMRTGW from the coding sequence ATGATGGCGGTGGAGAAGCTTGTGCTGCTCGCGCAAGACGACAAGACGGTATCCCTGACCATAATCCCGGCGGCCGCGTCAGAGGCAGCGGCCACTTTCCGGCTCATCGTCGAGCAGAGGTACCGCTGCGGCGGCGCGGGAGGCCACGACGACGAGGTCGACACGATGGAGGACGTGGCGTGCCGCGTCCCCGTCGGCGAGCTGCTgtgcgccgcggcggcggcggcggtcgacCGCGCGTTCGAGGACCTGATGGCCAGGCTCGACCACCCGACGCTGAGACCGGAGGTCGCACCGGCGGCAAGGGAGGCGGCCGCGCGCGTCCGGGCAAGGTACGCGGAGGAGTGGGCTCAGCTCGGCGGCGTCGAGTTCCGCCTCTGCGTCGAGTTCGTCGACTCGCTCGAGCCCGAGGAGGAGACGGGGAGCGACCTGGAGCTCGACGAGGAGTCCTGGGAGCGCGGCTGCTGGTccgacggcggcgacggcgactgcCGGCTTGACCAGGACGCGGCCGCCCCCGCCCTCATCAGCGACGACGAAGACGGCACCGGCGCCCAGTTCTCGGCGCGGCCGTACGGCGGCGCCCTCGCGCGGGACGGCGGGCCGAGCGACGGGACGCTGCTACTGTCGGGGTTCGAGGCGCGCGCCGACGGCCCCGAGATCGCGGACCAACACGAGCTGACGTCGCGGGACGTACAGCGCCTCGTGCGCCTCGCGTTCCGCGGTGGGGACGTGGAGGGCGACGACGCGTACCAGCGGGCGCTGGACGCTGGCGCGCCGGTGTCTCGTGTCACGCGCGCCGTGATGCTCGACCAGGGGTTGCggtcggcgacggcgacggcgacggcgaggaggcagcagccaacgTCGCCAAGAGGGATGCCGGCTCGGATGCGCACGGGATGGTAG